In the genome of Sphingomonas naphthae, one region contains:
- a CDS encoding AI-2E family transporter has translation MAEEREVERLIGEQIAGGYRRDRLLAAVAMCGTVGLILAMPFALRAGAEFFLPVTAALVVAIMMVPLLEWLERRGIPSKLAALICLIVFLGIANVAIAAIVMPATDWFALLPQRAVRIRTNLAPVIELYSSLERFVDETANALLRSRHKVRTVTVEQPNSALEMIAASAPYALIQIFFGVLVVYFFLSGWTRMRRHTITARGSFSSAMTTARVIQEVVDATSSYLLTITIINFTLGAMVAAALYFVHMPTPIMWGGIVAIMNYVPYIGPISAALLLATGGLMTFSDPWWAMMPAAIFVGVHLIEANLVTPALVARRLTINPLMILVALSFWGWVWGALGTLLAVPLLIITRTVLAASGKPDVAAFLFDGGTLAATPADEIAPTRKGR, from the coding sequence GTGGCCGAGGAACGCGAAGTCGAACGGTTGATCGGCGAGCAGATCGCGGGCGGCTATCGCCGCGATCGGCTGCTGGCGGCGGTGGCGATGTGCGGCACCGTCGGCCTGATCCTCGCCATGCCCTTCGCCTTGCGTGCGGGGGCGGAATTCTTCCTTCCCGTCACGGCGGCGCTGGTCGTCGCGATCATGATGGTGCCCCTGCTCGAATGGCTCGAGCGGCGCGGCATCCCCTCGAAGCTCGCCGCGCTGATCTGCCTGATCGTGTTCCTCGGCATCGCCAACGTCGCGATCGCCGCGATCGTGATGCCCGCGACCGACTGGTTCGCGCTGCTGCCCCAGCGCGCCGTGCGCATCCGCACCAATCTGGCGCCGGTGATCGAACTGTATTCCAGCCTGGAACGCTTCGTCGACGAGACCGCCAACGCCCTGCTGCGCAGCCGCCACAAGGTGCGCACCGTCACCGTCGAGCAGCCCAATTCCGCGCTGGAGATGATCGCGGCCTCGGCGCCCTATGCGCTCATCCAGATCTTCTTCGGCGTGCTGGTGGTCTATTTCTTCCTGTCCGGCTGGACGCGGATGCGCCGCCACACGATCACCGCGCGGGGCAGTTTCTCCAGCGCGATGACGACCGCGCGGGTGATCCAGGAGGTGGTGGACGCCACCTCCTCCTATCTGCTCACCATCACCATCATCAATTTCACGCTGGGCGCGATGGTCGCCGCGGCGCTCTATTTCGTCCACATGCCCACGCCGATCATGTGGGGCGGCATTGTCGCGATCATGAATTACGTGCCCTATATCGGCCCGATCAGCGCGGCGCTGCTGCTGGCGACGGGCGGGCTGATGACGTTCAGCGATCCGTGGTGGGCGATGATGCCGGCGGCGATCTTCGTGGGCGTGCATCTGATCGAGGCGAATCTGGTGACCCCGGCGCTGGTCGCGCGGCGGCTGACGATCAATCCGCTGATGATCCTGGTCGCGCTGAGCTTCTGGGGGTGGGTGTGGGGCGCGCTGGGCACGCTGCTGGCGGTGCCGCTGCTCATCATCACCCGCACCGTGCTGGCGGCCTCCGGCAAGCCCGACGTGGCCGCCTTCCTGTTCGATGGCGGTACGCTCGCCGCCACGCCCGCCGACGAAATCGCGCCAACACGAAAAGGGCGATGA
- a CDS encoding cell wall hydrolase, with translation MTFAVRISKGMKAKALMALAIAGTAGLASAAPLPDYDPQFISSTSLNLQTLDANLSAPVRTTAAEPSPRELECMAKVVHHEAANQPRAGQLAVAQLMMNRMESGRFADTICGVAAQRGQFFDVDAYTPRQDARWDVAMEVSREAMTDSAKPVVPGALFYHANTQGATSFFRTRQRVATLGDHIFYR, from the coding sequence ATGACGTTTGCGGTTCGTATCTCGAAGGGCATGAAGGCCAAGGCGCTCATGGCGCTGGCGATTGCAGGCACGGCCGGTCTGGCGAGTGCGGCCCCCCTTCCCGATTATGATCCGCAGTTCATCAGCTCGACCAGCCTCAATCTCCAGACCCTGGACGCCAATCTGTCGGCGCCCGTGCGCACCACCGCAGCCGAGCCTTCGCCCCGCGAGCTGGAGTGCATGGCCAAAGTCGTGCACCACGAAGCCGCCAACCAGCCCCGCGCCGGCCAGCTCGCCGTCGCCCAGCTGATGATGAACCGCATGGAATCGGGTCGCTTCGCCGACACGATCTGCGGCGTCGCCGCCCAGCGTGGCCAGTTCTTCGATGTCGATGCCTATACCCCACGCCAGGATGCGCGCTGGGATGTCGCGATGGAGGTCTCGCGCGAGGCGATGACCGACAGCGCCAAGCCTGTCGTGCCGGGCGCCCTTTTCTACCATGCCAACACGCAGGGCGCGACGAGCTTCTTCCGCACCCGCCAGCGCGTGGCGACCCTGGGCGACCATATCTTCTATCGTTGA
- a CDS encoding IS5 family transposase, protein MRREAGQGSFADVLVVGGGNRRLERIAELLDWGRLEGLLGGVYASGTGRPSYAPLTLLRILLLQGWYGLSDPAMEEALGDRLSFRRFAGLGLDERAPDHSTISRFRTLLADRGLADGIFAEVGRQLDAQGVTIRSGTLIDATVIEAAAAEPHRQKGGGRSQADPDARWVKSANGQARFGYKLHAAVDLGTGIVRRAIVTGANVADVDQGHHLVCGDETAVYADKGYVGPRLRERLARDGIRNRVQKKAGTGRPLTPRETWRNRLIGYRRGRIEAVFGTLKRSYGLARMRLMGLARNTCATLLTLTAWNLARAAAR, encoded by the coding sequence ATGCGTCGGGAAGCGGGGCAGGGATCGTTTGCGGACGTGTTGGTGGTGGGCGGCGGCAACCGGCGGCTCGAGCGGATCGCGGAATTGCTGGATTGGGGTCGGCTGGAGGGGTTGCTCGGTGGGGTTTATGCGTCGGGGACAGGGCGGCCGTCCTATGCGCCGCTGACGCTGCTTCGGATATTGCTGCTGCAGGGCTGGTACGGGTTGAGCGATCCCGCGATGGAGGAGGCGCTGGGCGACCGGCTGTCGTTCCGGCGGTTCGCGGGTCTTGGGCTGGACGAGCGCGCGCCGGATCATTCGACGATCAGCCGGTTCCGGACGCTTCTGGCCGACCGGGGACTGGCGGACGGCATCTTCGCCGAGGTCGGCCGGCAGTTGGACGCACAGGGCGTGACGATCCGTTCGGGCACGCTGATCGACGCGACGGTGATCGAGGCGGCGGCGGCCGAACCGCACCGCCAGAAGGGCGGCGGTCGGTCGCAGGCCGATCCCGACGCGCGCTGGGTCAAAAGCGCGAACGGCCAGGCGCGGTTCGGCTACAAGTTGCACGCCGCGGTCGATCTGGGGACGGGCATCGTGCGCCGGGCTATCGTGACCGGCGCCAACGTCGCCGACGTCGATCAGGGCCATCATCTCGTCTGTGGCGACGAAACGGCCGTCTATGCGGACAAAGGCTACGTCGGTCCCCGCCTGCGCGAGCGGCTGGCCCGCGACGGCATCCGCAACCGCGTCCAGAAGAAGGCCGGCACCGGCCGGCCCCTCACACCCCGCGAGACATGGCGCAACCGGCTCATCGGCTACCGGCGCGGCAGGATCGAAGCGGTGTTCGGAACCCTCAAACGATCCTACGGACTGGCGCGAATGCGGCTCATGGGCCTGGCTCGCAACACCTGCGCCACCCTCCTGACCCTCACCGCATGGAACCTTGCCCGCGCCGCAGCCCGGTGA
- a CDS encoding histidine phosphotransferase family protein yields MSDPAVEFASLLCSRLCHDLLSPVGALNNGLELLADETDPEMQKRVMELLTESARVSAEKLKFFRLAFGAAGGFAGEVDARDIKGAIEGVLGGPGSKTMIGWHVTQPTLSKRAAKVLLNLALIAGDALVRGGQLDIGAEGEEVVVRAEGPRLATDAEILATLSGASSEEPSSRTAAAWLVRRLAEEEGGSVQVGQEDGVLLFGASLVGAPAPAA; encoded by the coding sequence GTGTCCGACCCCGCCGTCGAATTCGCCAGCCTCCTCTGCTCGCGCCTGTGCCACGATCTGTTGAGCCCGGTCGGCGCGCTCAACAATGGCCTGGAGCTGCTCGCCGACGAGACCGACCCGGAGATGCAGAAGAGGGTCATGGAATTGCTGACCGAAAGCGCGCGGGTCTCGGCCGAGAAGCTGAAATTCTTCCGCCTGGCCTTCGGCGCCGCCGGCGGCTTCGCCGGCGAAGTGGACGCGCGCGACATCAAGGGCGCGATCGAGGGCGTGCTGGGCGGCCCCGGCAGCAAGACCATGATCGGCTGGCACGTCACCCAGCCGACCCTCTCCAAGCGCGCCGCCAAGGTGCTGCTCAACCTCGCTTTGATCGCCGGCGACGCGCTGGTGCGCGGTGGCCAGCTCGATATCGGTGCCGAGGGCGAGGAGGTCGTCGTCCGCGCCGAGGGGCCGCGCCTCGCGACCGACGCGGAGATCCTCGCCACCCTCTCGGGCGCCTCGTCCGAGGAGCCCAGTTCGCGCACCGCCGCCGCCTGGCTGGTCCGCCGGCTGGCGGAGGAGGAGGGCGGTAGCGTCCAGGTGGGGCAGGAGGATGGCGTGCTGCTGTTCGGCGCCTCGCTGGTGGGCGCCCCGGCCCCCGCCGCCTGA
- a CDS encoding Mov34/MPN/PAD-1 family protein: MAVEISRALLARLRAEAAASPHAEICGLLFGACNRIDRADPTANVAADPARTFEIDPAALFAAHRAARAGGPRMIGHYHSHPGGSAHPSATDAAMAEPGRYWLILGAEEALLWLALEGGAFRRLAIKECCA; this comes from the coding sequence ATGGCGGTCGAAATCTCAAGGGCGCTGCTGGCGCGATTGCGGGCCGAGGCGGCGGCCAGCCCACATGCCGAAATCTGCGGGCTGCTGTTCGGCGCCTGCAACCGGATCGACCGGGCCGATCCCACCGCCAACGTCGCCGCCGATCCGGCGCGCACGTTCGAGATCGATCCCGCGGCCTTGTTCGCCGCGCACCGGGCGGCGCGGGCAGGGGGGCCGCGCATGATCGGTCATTATCATTCCCACCCCGGCGGCAGCGCGCACCCCTCGGCCACCGATGCGGCCATGGCCGAGCCGGGGCGCTACTGGCTGATCCTCGGCGCGGAGGAGGCGTTGCTGTGGCTTGCGCTTGAGGGCGGCGCTTTTCGCCGGCTGGCGATCAAGGAGTGTTGCGCCTGA
- a CDS encoding RluA family pseudouridine synthase produces MSGGISHHSVTLPDEAAGWRLDRALAAALPILSRERLKVLISAGQVTNAMDVPVRDPATKVMAGARFTIAVPLPTAAHNQAQDIPLVIAYEDEHLIVVDKPAGLVVHPAAGNLDGTLVNALLHHCRGSLSGIGGVERPGIVHRIDKDTSGLMVAAKTDRAHTGLAAQFAKHTIDRRYLAIVQGKPMPIEGTVRSWLGRSDANRKKIAVQPDGRGKHAVTHYRTLERLNGAALVECRLETGRTHQVRVHMASIGHPLLGDPVYGGSQKAHRALLGQLGFGRQALHAAHLGFTHPITSCALSMDSSIPPDMQTLFSNLGV; encoded by the coding sequence ATGTCCGGGGGGATATCACACCATAGCGTAACTTTGCCCGACGAGGCCGCCGGATGGCGGCTGGATCGCGCGCTGGCGGCCGCTTTGCCGATCCTGTCGCGCGAGCGGCTGAAGGTGCTGATCTCGGCGGGTCAGGTGACCAACGCCATGGACGTGCCGGTGCGCGATCCGGCGACCAAGGTGATGGCCGGCGCACGTTTCACCATCGCCGTGCCGCTGCCCACCGCCGCGCACAACCAGGCGCAGGATATCCCGCTGGTGATCGCTTACGAGGACGAGCATCTGATCGTGGTGGACAAGCCCGCCGGGCTGGTCGTCCATCCGGCGGCGGGCAATCTCGACGGAACGCTGGTAAACGCGCTGCTGCACCATTGCCGTGGATCGCTCTCGGGCATCGGCGGGGTCGAGCGGCCGGGGATCGTCCACCGGATCGACAAGGATACGTCGGGGCTGATGGTGGCGGCCAAGACCGATCGGGCGCACACCGGCCTGGCCGCGCAATTCGCCAAGCACACGATCGACCGGCGCTATCTGGCGATCGTGCAGGGCAAGCCCATGCCGATCGAGGGCACGGTCAGAAGCTGGCTCGGCCGATCGGATGCCAACCGCAAGAAGATCGCGGTCCAGCCCGACGGGCGCGGCAAGCATGCGGTGACGCACTACCGCACGTTGGAGCGGCTGAACGGCGCGGCGCTGGTGGAATGTCGGCTGGAGACCGGCCGGACGCATCAGGTGCGCGTGCATATGGCCTCGATCGGCCATCCTTTGCTGGGCGACCCCGTCTATGGCGGATCGCAGAAGGCCCATCGTGCGTTGTTGGGGCAATTGGGGTTCGGGCGACAGGCGCTGCACGCGGCCCATCTGGGGTTCACGCATCCCATCACAAGCTGCGCTTTGTCGATGGATAGCAGCATTCCGCCGGATATGCAGACGCTGTTCAGTAACCTTGGTGTATAA
- the rpoH gene encoding RNA polymerase sigma factor RpoH, whose protein sequence is MASGKNVPATVPALGGEQSLNRYLSEIRKFPLLKPEEEYMLAKRFEEHQDPDAAARLVTSHLRLVAKIAMGYRGYGLPTSELISEGNIGLMQGVKKFDADRGFRLATYAMWWIRASIQEYILRSWSLVKMGTTAAQKKLFFNLRRMKSQLDAFEDGDLRPEDLTKIATDLGVSEEEVTNMNRRMSMGGDSSLNVAMREDGEGQWQDWLVDTDPLQDERLADAEEKDVRHGMLLEAMNALNDREKHILAERRLADDPKTLEELSQVYGVSRERVRQIEVRAFDKLQKAIMRIAGEKRLLPAGA, encoded by the coding sequence ATGGCAAGCGGCAAGAACGTCCCAGCGACCGTTCCCGCACTTGGCGGGGAGCAGAGTCTCAACCGCTATCTGTCTGAGATCAGGAAGTTTCCCCTCCTCAAGCCCGAGGAGGAATATATGCTGGCGAAGCGCTTCGAGGAGCATCAGGATCCGGATGCGGCGGCACGCCTCGTCACCTCGCACCTGCGACTCGTGGCCAAGATCGCCATGGGCTATCGCGGCTATGGCCTGCCCACGTCCGAGCTGATCTCGGAAGGCAATATCGGGCTGATGCAGGGCGTGAAGAAGTTCGACGCGGATCGCGGCTTCCGGCTGGCGACCTATGCGATGTGGTGGATCCGCGCCTCGATCCAGGAATATATCCTGCGGTCGTGGAGCCTGGTGAAGATGGGTACCACCGCCGCGCAGAAGAAGCTGTTCTTCAACCTGCGCCGCATGAAGAGCCAGCTCGACGCGTTCGAGGACGGCGACCTGCGCCCCGAGGACCTCACCAAGATCGCCACCGATCTCGGCGTGTCCGAGGAAGAGGTGACGAACATGAACCGCCGCATGTCGATGGGCGGCGATTCGTCGCTCAACGTCGCCATGCGCGAGGATGGCGAGGGTCAGTGGCAGGATTGGCTGGTCGACACCGATCCGTTGCAGGACGAGCGACTGGCCGACGCCGAGGAAAAGGACGTGCGCCACGGGATGCTGCTGGAGGCGATGAACGCCCTCAACGATCGCGAGAAGCATATCCTGGCCGAACGCCGCCTGGCCGACGACCCCAAGACGCTCGAGGAACTGAGCCAGGTCTATGGCGTCAGCCGCGAGCGGGTGCGCCAGATCGAGGTGCGCGCGTTCGACAAGCTGCAGAAGGCGATCATGCGTATCGCCGGCGAGAAAAGGCTGCTGCCCGCCGGGGCGTGA
- a CDS encoding LysR family transcriptional regulator, whose amino-acid sequence MKQTPVDLDDVTAFARVVETGSFARAGERLGVDKSIISRRVARLEATLGAKLLVRSARGAEPTDVGGDYHRRLAAIFADLEAAHEAVAEATSEVAGPIRVTAPLSFGIDYLPPVLANFLIEHPRIELDLHLDDKRVDLVAGQYDLAVRIGSLPDSSLVVRKLAPVEVVVIASPAYLAARGRPETPADLTGHDALFYANAANGSEWRFKVDGRWERARLNARARVNNGDAIREMCRAGLGIAILPTFIAAPGLRDGSLEHILADAPFEEQGLYAVLPHGRASTARVRALVDHLVKSFATERPWELCVEAQVKGTLPAR is encoded by the coding sequence ATGAAACAGACACCCGTCGATCTCGATGACGTCACCGCCTTCGCCCGCGTGGTCGAAACGGGCAGCTTCGCCCGCGCCGGCGAGCGGCTGGGCGTGGACAAGTCGATCATCAGCCGTCGCGTGGCGCGGCTGGAGGCCACGCTTGGCGCCAAGCTGCTCGTGCGATCGGCACGCGGGGCCGAGCCGACCGACGTGGGCGGCGACTACCACCGCCGCCTCGCCGCCATCTTCGCCGATCTGGAGGCCGCGCACGAGGCGGTCGCCGAGGCCACGTCAGAGGTCGCCGGGCCGATCCGCGTGACCGCGCCGCTCAGCTTCGGCATCGATTATCTGCCGCCGGTGCTGGCCAATTTCCTGATCGAGCATCCGAGGATCGAACTCGACCTGCATCTGGACGACAAAAGGGTCGATCTGGTCGCCGGGCAATATGATCTGGCCGTCCGCATCGGCAGCCTGCCCGATTCCAGCCTCGTCGTGCGCAAGCTCGCCCCGGTCGAGGTGGTGGTGATCGCCAGCCCCGCATATCTGGCGGCGCGCGGCCGGCCGGAGACGCCCGCCGACCTGACCGGGCATGACGCGCTCTTCTACGCCAATGCCGCCAACGGCTCCGAATGGCGCTTCAAGGTGGATGGCCGGTGGGAACGCGCCCGCCTCAACGCCCGCGCCCGCGTCAACAATGGCGATGCCATCCGCGAGATGTGCCGCGCCGGCCTCGGCATCGCCATCCTGCCCACCTTCATCGCGGCGCCGGGCCTGCGCGACGGCAGCCTCGAACATATCCTGGCGGATGCCCCGTTCGAGGAGCAGGGCCTCTACGCCGTCCTCCCCCACGGCCGCGCCAGCACCGCGCGGGTGCGCGCGCTGGTCGATCATTTGGTGAAGAGTTTCGCGACCGAGCGTCCGTGGGAATTGTGTGTCGAGGCGCAGGTGAAGGGCACTTTGCCGGCGCGCTGA
- a CDS encoding FMN-dependent NADH-azoreductase has translation MDSILVIRSSSTGAASVSNTLIDGLVARIAAEEPGVAIVEHDLDSAPVPHIRADALSGLGRGGPVTDAAHEARILSDKLIGEVKAARAIVIGAPMYNFGINSTLKSWFDHVLRAGETFQYTAAGPEGLVASKPVIVIETRAGVYSSGPMTAYDSQEPHLKAMLGFMGLTDVEFVRVEGLAMGEAEVKIAAAADALAGVGLGLAEAA, from the coding sequence ATGGACAGCATCCTCGTCATCCGCAGCAGCAGCACCGGCGCCGCATCGGTCTCCAACACGCTGATCGACGGCCTCGTCGCCCGCATCGCGGCCGAGGAGCCGGGCGTCGCGATCGTCGAGCATGACCTCGACAGCGCGCCCGTCCCCCATATCCGTGCCGACGCGCTCTCCGGCCTCGGCCGGGGCGGCCCCGTCACCGATGCCGCGCACGAGGCACGCATCCTCTCCGACAAATTGATCGGCGAAGTGAAGGCCGCCCGCGCGATCGTGATCGGCGCGCCGATGTACAATTTCGGCATCAACTCGACCCTGAAGAGCTGGTTCGACCATGTGCTGCGCGCCGGCGAGACGTTCCAATATACCGCCGCCGGCCCCGAGGGTCTGGTCGCGAGCAAGCCGGTGATCGTGATCGAGACCCGCGCGGGGGTCTACAGCAGCGGCCCGATGACGGCCTATGATTCGCAGGAGCCGCATCTGAAGGCCATGCTTGGCTTCATGGGGCTGACCGACGTGGAATTCGTCCGCGTCGAGGGGCTGGCGATGGGCGAGGCCGAGGTGAAGATCGCGGCTGCGGCGGATGCGCTGGCGGGTGTCGGTCTGGGGCTGGCCGAGGCGGCCTGA
- a CDS encoding class I adenylate-forming enzyme family protein, which produces MIADLLATQAAATPDAVAIEEPAAGRGLTYAALDAMAGQAAGWLAGQGVGQGDRVALLCRNRAEVFVLLFACWRAGAIVVPLNWRLTPAERAVLLADIEPALVLAEPEFLADGMVSLPASFDAAPVPPCAREPDAIWYLIYTSGTSGEPKGVIYTPRMALANRDNVAAFLALGPGESCLTMLPLFHTAGLNLYALPMLMTGGRVRLLRDADAEAVLAHIGAVTAVFAVPTIYERIARLPAFDAADLSSVRFWGSGGAPLRPDLIERFAARGAILCGGMGMSETGPTAFVMDPASARARPTSVGRAQPLVEVRIMGETGALGPDQVGEIWFAGPGVTPGYWRRPDPRVALDGRRWLRSGDLGRIDAAGYATIVGRIGDMIRSGGETVHASEVEAVLAMHPAVAEVAVAGEADAEWGEVPVAYVVATAPVSTHELAAHCRAHLAGFKAPRRFRFVEALPRNVLGKVMRSRLAELADIQRQPA; this is translated from the coding sequence ATGATCGCCGACCTCTTGGCCACGCAGGCGGCGGCCACGCCCGATGCGGTCGCCATCGAGGAGCCGGCGGCGGGGCGCGGCCTGACCTACGCGGCGCTGGATGCGATGGCGGGGCAGGCGGCCGGCTGGCTGGCCGGGCAGGGCGTGGGGCAGGGTGACCGGGTCGCTCTGCTCTGCCGCAACCGGGCGGAGGTTTTCGTCCTGCTCTTCGCCTGCTGGCGGGCGGGGGCGATCGTTGTGCCGCTCAATTGGCGGCTGACCCCGGCCGAGCGCGCGGTGCTGCTGGCCGATATCGAACCCGCCCTGGTGCTGGCCGAGCCGGAATTTCTGGCCGACGGCATGGTGTCGCTGCCCGCCAGTTTCGATGCCGCGCCGGTGCCGCCCTGCGCGCGCGAGCCCGACGCGATCTGGTATCTGATCTACACATCCGGCACGTCGGGCGAGCCCAAGGGCGTGATCTACACGCCGCGCATGGCGCTGGCGAACCGCGACAATGTCGCCGCCTTCCTAGCCCTCGGCCCCGGCGAAAGCTGCCTGACGATGCTCCCGCTGTTCCACACGGCGGGCCTCAACCTCTATGCGCTGCCGATGCTGATGACCGGCGGCCGGGTGCGGCTGCTGCGCGATGCCGATGCGGAGGCGGTGCTGGCCCATATCGGCGCGGTCACGGCGGTGTTCGCGGTGCCGACCATCTATGAGCGGATCGCGCGTCTGCCCGCCTTCGACGCCGCCGATCTCTCGTCCGTCCGTTTCTGGGGCAGCGGCGGCGCGCCGCTCCGTCCCGACCTGATCGAGCGGTTCGCCGCGCGCGGCGCGATCCTGTGCGGCGGCATGGGGATGAGCGAGACCGGCCCGACCGCCTTCGTGATGGACCCCGCCTCGGCCCGTGCCCGCCCCACCTCGGTCGGCCGCGCCCAGCCCCTGGTCGAGGTGCGGATCATGGGGGAAACCGGGGCGCTCGGCCCCGATCAGGTGGGCGAAATCTGGTTCGCCGGCCCCGGCGTCACCCCCGGCTATTGGCGCCGCCCCGATCCCCGCGTGGCGCTCGACGGGCGGCGGTGGCTGCGCTCGGGCGATCTCGGCCGGATCGACGCGGCCGGCTACGCCACCATCGTCGGCCGCATCGGCGACATGATCCGCTCCGGCGGCGAGACCGTTCACGCGAGCGAGGTGGAAGCGGTGCTGGCCATGCACCCGGCGGTCGCCGAGGTGGCGGTGGCGGGTGAGGCCGACGCCGAATGGGGCGAGGTGCCGGTCGCCTATGTGGTGGCGACCGCGCCGGTGAGCACGCACGAACTGGCGGCCCACTGCCGCGCGCATCTGGCGGGCTTCAAGGCCCCCCGGCGCTTCCGCTTCGTCGAGGCTCTCCCCCGCAACGTGCTGGGCAAGGTAATGCGGAGCAGGCTGGCGGAGCTGGCCGATATCCAGCGCCAGCCCGCATAA
- a CDS encoding TetR/AcrR family transcriptional regulator — MDREPRTKKGQATRRKLLDAAAVEFGTRGYAEASVSGIAIRAGVALGSFYTYFEGKEPLFRALVDDMSHQVRHHIHDRLSGVTDRLEAERLGIQAYIEFVRQRPEIYRIVEESQFVAEDAYRRHYDAFAQAYTHGLAHARADGRISEGSDEVRAWALIGMSVFLGLRYGLWQPEASAEEVARAAGDLVARGLSPR, encoded by the coding sequence ATGGACCGCGAACCGCGCACGAAGAAGGGGCAGGCCACCCGCCGCAAGCTGCTCGACGCGGCAGCGGTGGAGTTCGGCACGCGCGGCTATGCCGAGGCGTCGGTGAGCGGCATCGCCATCCGCGCCGGCGTCGCGCTCGGCAGCTTCTACACCTATTTCGAGGGCAAGGAGCCACTGTTCCGCGCGCTGGTGGACGATATGAGCCATCAGGTCCGCCACCATATCCACGATCGGCTGAGCGGCGTGACCGATCGGCTGGAGGCCGAGCGGCTGGGTATCCAGGCCTATATCGAATTCGTCCGCCAGCGCCCCGAAATCTACCGCATCGTCGAGGAATCGCAGTTCGTGGCGGAGGATGCCTATCGCCGCCATTACGATGCCTTCGCGCAGGCTTATACCCACGGCCTCGCCCACGCCCGCGCCGATGGCCGGATCAGCGAAGGATCGGACGAGGTGCGCGCCTGGGCGCTGATCGGGATGAGCGTGTTTCTCGGCCTGCGCTACGGCCTGTGGCAGCCCGAGGCCTCGGCCGAGGAGGTGGCGCGCGCGGCGGGCGATCTGGTGGCGCGGGGGCTGAGCCCGCGATGA
- a CDS encoding alpha/beta fold hydrolase: MPQFVASDGHSLAYRDEGAGRPLLFLHGLTASSALFAPQAAAFATSHRVIRLDLRGHGASGADPDADIARVTDDVRELIEALDLNDIIGVGWSLGAMLLWGLLDSPAAARFAGAVAIDMSPKVGNEPGWSLGLVDMSMREGEPGESWSDRSKRIAGLIVANGMADARTTLIDKMALVMSDSDPATVAALGTSMMEQDFRDVLPRITVPMLVVHGGLSRYYPAATAAWVADRLPHGRQVTFARSGHTPHLEEAEAFNRLLADFAATTPTTNDASRSEPATPHPGR, encoded by the coding sequence TTGCCGCAGTTCGTCGCCAGTGATGGTCACAGCCTCGCCTATCGCGACGAGGGCGCGGGGCGGCCGCTGCTGTTCCTCCACGGCCTCACCGCCTCCAGCGCGCTCTTCGCCCCGCAGGCCGCCGCCTTCGCGACAAGCCACCGCGTGATCCGCCTCGACCTGCGCGGCCATGGCGCGAGCGGCGCCGACCCGGACGCCGACATCGCCCGCGTGACCGACGACGTGCGCGAGCTTATCGAGGCGCTGGACCTCAACGATATCATCGGCGTGGGCTGGTCGCTGGGAGCGATGCTGCTGTGGGGCCTGCTCGACAGCCCGGCCGCCGCGCGCTTCGCCGGCGCCGTCGCGATCGACATGAGCCCCAAGGTCGGCAACGAACCCGGCTGGTCGCTGGGCTTGGTCGATATGTCGATGCGCGAGGGCGAGCCCGGCGAGAGCTGGTCCGATCGCAGCAAGCGCATCGCCGGGCTGATCGTCGCCAACGGCATGGCCGACGCCCGCACCACATTGATCGACAAGATGGCGCTGGTCATGTCGGACAGCGACCCGGCCACCGTCGCCGCGCTCGGCACATCGATGATGGAGCAGGATTTCCGCGACGTGCTGCCGCGCATCACCGTGCCGATGCTGGTCGTGCATGGCGGGCTGAGCCGCTATTATCCCGCCGCCACCGCCGCCTGGGTCGCCGATCGCCTGCCCCACGGCCGGCAGGTGACCTTCGCCCGATCCGGCCACACCCCGCATCTGGAGGAGGCCGAGGCGTTCAACCGCCTGCTGGCCGACTTCGCCGCTACCACCCCCACCACCAACGACGCCAGCCGGAGCGAACCGGCGACGCCCCACCCAGGGAGATGA